TGCTGCCGGGTTGGTTTTATTAGTGATAGCAATTATAGCAGCTTTGATTCAAATGAAGCTGACGAGCGGCCGTGAAGATGATTTGAGGGCATAAAAGGAGTTGAAAAGGTTGAAATCAAGGAAACTAAATTCGAAAGTTATGATTTATATACTTATGATTGCTATTACAGTACTTACTGTAGGGCCATTTTTATATACCTTGTTTATTGCATTGAAATCTCCAACGCAAGGTATTTATGACGGATTACTGCCAAATGATCCAACGCTTATTAATTTTGTCGATTCATTTAAGCAGACAGATTTCATGATTTATTTATGGAATACAACGGTTGTTACTGCTATTGCTGTTCCATTAAACCTGTTGTTTAGCAGTCTTTCTGGTTATGCACTTGCTCGGATTGATTTTAAAGGAAGAAGCGTTGTACTCACTTTAATCATTTCTACTATGGCGGTACCATTTCAGCTTTATATGGCGCCACTATTTCAGATTGCCGGTGAACTGGGATTAAGAAATACACATATAGGCTTAACCATTTTGCAAGTTTCAACTGCATTTGGTATTTATTTCATGCGCCAAGCATTTTTACATGTACCAAAAGAACTGGAGGAGTCTGCATACTTGGATGGTGCAAATAGGTTTCAGGTTTGGCTTAGAGTTGCGATGCCTCTTGTAAAACCCACGCTCATTTCATTAGCAATTTATACTTTTACGTTTACTTGGGGAGATTATTTATGGCCATTGTTAAACACAACCGACAGCAGTATGTATACATTATCAATCGGTCTGGCTCAAATGTCACAAAACTTTGATGGTGGAAATTTGAAATTGATTGGTGCTGCTTCCATCCTGACAACTATTCCAAGTTTATTAATATTTATTTGGTTGCAAAAACACTTTATTTCAGGGCAAACAGATGGTGCGGTGAAAGGGTAATTACCAGCAATTGATTTTACAAGGAGAGGTACTATGAGAAACTTTTTAGCGTTTGATATAGGGGGCACATTAATTAAATATGGTGTACTTACAGAAAAAGGAGTTTTCCTGGAAAAAAGTGAGAAGCCAACCGAAGCATATTTAGGAGGAATGGAAGTTTTAAATAAGGTAAAACAACTTGGCGATGAATTGATTGAAAGGTACAACGTAAGTGGAATTTGTATCAGTACAGCCGGCCAGGTCGATTCAAGAAAAGGTGAAATTCTATATGCTTCATCATTGATTCCTGAATACACAGGTATGCAGGTGAAGAAAGATTTAGAAGCTTATTTCAGTTTACCAGTGGAGGTCGAAAATGATGTAAACTGTGTTGGCTTGGCAGAGTCATGGATAGGGAAAGGAAAAGATGCCAAAAGCTTGTTTTGCCTAAGTATCGGTACTGGAATTGGCGGAAGTTATATTATTGACAATAAGTTGCATACCGGTCACAGTTTCAGTGGCGGGGAAATTGGCTATATCCCTATAGAAGGCAGCAAAATGGAGGAACTCGCTTCGACCAGAATCTTAATTAGAAATGTTGCAAATGAAAAAGATATTTCAGAAGATGAGCTAAGTGGAAAAAAGATATTTGACCTGGCTCATAAGGGCGATGATATCTGTATTCAGGAAATTAACCGGCTTGTTTATTATCTATCAAAAGGTATCGCTACTATTGCTTATATGATGAATCCGGAAATGATTGTTATTGGGGGAGGGATCACCAATCAAAAAGATTACTTATATCAGCTTATTATGGAACAACTAAAGAGAGATATGATTCCTTCTATTCTTGAAAAAACTAAAATTGAAATTGCTGGTAATCTTAATGATGCAGGTATGATTGGTGCGTTAAGGCATTTTTTGTTACAGGAATCCATGCAGCCCTTTAATCGAATTACAACGATGATTGAATCGAACAATCATAAATTGACTAAAGGTGAAAGCGTGATTGCTAAATATATTATGATGAATTTAAGTGATGTGCCTAATCACACAATATCCGAAATGGCCGATAAAATAGATGTTTCAGAATCAATGATTACACGTTTTTGTAAAAAATTGGAGATAGGTTCATATAGTAAACTTCGCTTAATGGCCAAAGAAGCGATTGTGGGTACACGTATTCATGATAAAGCAGAATCAAGCAGTTTGGTCGAAGTCAGGCAGGAATACATTAATATATTGAATAAACTTGATACATTAAATCGTCCCAAAGATGTTTCACATTTTATGGATCAGCTTCTTTTGGCAAAACAAATCATTTTATATGGTTCAGAAGAAATATCATTCATTATTAATCAAATCAAATATAAACTTATGAAACTGGGTATTCCCGTAGATGCTTTCTCTAATAGCTATGAAATGGATATTTC
The genomic region above belongs to Virgibacillus doumboii and contains:
- a CDS encoding carbohydrate ABC transporter permease: MKSRKLNSKVMIYILMIAITVLTVGPFLYTLFIALKSPTQGIYDGLLPNDPTLINFVDSFKQTDFMIYLWNTTVVTAIAVPLNLLFSSLSGYALARIDFKGRSVVLTLIISTMAVPFQLYMAPLFQIAGELGLRNTHIGLTILQVSTAFGIYFMRQAFLHVPKELEESAYLDGANRFQVWLRVAMPLVKPTLISLAIYTFTFTWGDYLWPLLNTTDSSMYTLSIGLAQMSQNFDGGNLKLIGAASILTTIPSLLIFIWLQKHFISGQTDGAVKG
- a CDS encoding ROK family protein, which gives rise to MRNFLAFDIGGTLIKYGVLTEKGVFLEKSEKPTEAYLGGMEVLNKVKQLGDELIERYNVSGICISTAGQVDSRKGEILYASSLIPEYTGMQVKKDLEAYFSLPVEVENDVNCVGLAESWIGKGKDAKSLFCLSIGTGIGGSYIIDNKLHTGHSFSGGEIGYIPIEGSKMEELASTRILIRNVANEKDISEDELSGKKIFDLAHKGDDICIQEINRLVYYLSKGIATIAYMMNPEMIVIGGGITNQKDYLYQLIMEQLKRDMIPSILEKTKIEIAGNLNDAGMIGALRHFLLQESMQPFNRITTMIESNNHKLTKGESVIAKYIMMNLSDVPNHTISEMADKIDVSESMITRFCKKLEIGSYSKLRLMAKEAIVGTRIHDKAESSSLVEVRQEYINILNKLDTLNRPKDVSHFMDQLLLAKQIILYGSEEISFIINQIKYKLMKLGIPVDAFSNSYEMDISSHLLKEQTIVIGIDLSGYDTKIINMLEMAKDKGAVTIGITSQQDSPIADGSEISFLIPSTDESNSVTSSVNEVSVLYLIEILFKEMQKHKTKESSFGFLTSL